GGCTTGGAGTCATTCGCGAAGGCTTCGAGTGGAGTACTCGGGCTGGCCAATCGTTATGACGGACTCGATCTGCCCGGCAAAGCCTGCCGGATTGTTGTCCTTGACGGGAGACCGGACGCAGTCGGGCTACAGGAGCGATTCCTGAGTGAGCGGGCAGAGGCCAACGCAGCCCTCGCAGAGCGCCTCCGTACCCGCATCGTGCAGGGCGCCGGGCGCTGCACCCGTGGCCCGAACGACTACGCCGTGGTCGTCGTGCTCGGTTCGGACATCATGAAGTACTTCTCTAGGCCCGAGAACCTCAAGGCACTCGAACCGGAGCTACAGGCCGAGGTTGAGTTCGGTTGGCAGAACAGCAGGGGCACCGATCCCGACGAGATAATCGAGAACGTCGGAGTGTTCCTCGAACACGGTGCCGACTGGCGTAAGCAGGGTGAGCCCATGGTGGCCGAGTTCCGGCAGGACGCCGTCAAAGTCGAGGCTCCTGGAACAGATGCTCTCGGCAAGGCCGCGGCGCTTGAGGTTGAGGCCTGGCAGCTGGCATTCGGGGGCGACTGGATAGGTGCCAGCGAGAAGATGCAGGAAGCGGTGCCCCATGTCGGCCCTGAGGCAACGCGCGGCTACCGCGGTCTGCTGCTGTACATCGCAGGTGTGTGGCTGCACCTTGGAGCCCAGGATGAAACCCAGCGATCACGTGCCCGACAGCTCGTTCGAGAGGCCGCTCTCGCGGCCAATCGCGGCACCTGGCTCAAGGAGATGCGAGAACTGCCTGGCGCCGAGGAGGTTCCGCTTGTCCTCGAGGACATCGTGGCTGTGAACCAGGTGGTCGCCCGCCTGCGTGGACAGATCAAGCCGAAGCGGATCAACACAGCCCTCACCGAGATGCAGGAATCACTCGACCAGGATGAAGCCATCAGGTATGAACGCGGTTTGACGACTCTCGGGTCGTTCCTCGGGGCGGAGGCTTCTAAGCCGAAGGGCCAGGGCCGCTGCGACTCCGCCTGGGTATGGGGCACCGCTATGTGGATGACCATCGAGGCGAAGTCGGAGGAGCACAACGGCGGCCTGCTTCCGCTGAAGGACGTTCGCCAGGCCAACACTCAGCTCGACCAGCTGGCGGCGGACAGAGGGATGGATCACCCGCCGGCGGGTAGTCCAGCGATCATCGTGTCGGACAAACTGTCGGTGGACCCGCAGCATGCTCAAGCGGCGAACCCCAACGTCTACCTGACATCGACCAGGGTCGTGGGGGAGATAGCCAGTGACGTTGCCGTCGTCTGGGCGGACCTGCTTACGACCGCCATCGGTATTGCCTCCGAGCATGCCCAGAAGCAGCACGTCCGGTCTGTCATGACCGAGAACGGCTGTCTGCCGAGTCAGGTGATTGATCGGCTCGCGCAGAACCGGATCAGGCCCGGCCACTGAGGGGGAGCGGCAAGTCCTCCCAGCGTGATCACAGCAAGTCCTTCGTGTGCGTCCACACGGTCATCCGGTGCACGCCGAACCGCCGGGAGATCGACACCACGCTCTCGCCGTTCGCTCGGGCAGTTCGGATAGCGTCCACTTGGCTCTCCGTCAGCGGTGTTCTAGCTCGTCTCCTAGGGTTCGCCACGACGCCGAGGTCGTCCTCGACGGCAGCTTCCGGCTCATCGCCGAGACCGAGTTTCGCCTGCTTCCACGCGGAACCAAGCCGCTCGAACCTCTGCCAGGTGTTCGGTTTGAGTCCACTCGCGTCCACAATTCTTGAGGTGCACGGGGCCCGTTGTGCGAGGGCCGGTGCACATGGCTTCCCCGGATCCCCCGCTCACTCTGTGCGCCCCCGCCCAGTTCATGGTTGTGGTGGTGGGACGCGTCGAAACCAACCGGGACGCGCTGATCCCGCAGGATAGGTGCGGATAAAGCACCGTCTTTGGTGCCTAATCCGCACCTATCCTCGAGTCCCCGGCCATGGCACCGCACGCCGGGCAGGCCCGGGATGGGGAGGACCTTTACGTCGTCTAACCTGCAAAGGTCCTCCCCATCCGCCGGTCCACCTATGCGTCGCGCGACTGGCGCCGCAGCTCGGCGAAGTACAGGCGCTCGAAGACCACGAGTACGACGAGCACCATCGTCACCGCCGCCAGTCCCCCGAGGGCGGGCAGCCTGATGATCGCGGGCGCGAGCCCCACCAGGATGACCAGGGCACAGGCACGCGCGACGTTCCTGGCGCGCTGCACGCGGAGGTCAAAGATTAGGTGCCCGATGAGGTGGAGCGCCACGCCACCCACGAGGCACAGGCCGTAGAACGCACCGAGGGACTCGTCCGTGCCGGCCAGGCGCAGGGCACCCTCCACGCCGACCGCCGCGAGGAGGACCCCGCAACCAGGGGAAAGTGGCCATAGACGTAGGCCTCAAAGGCGATGCGGATACGTTCGGTGCCCGCCAACTCGGCAACGCGTCGCCCCGTGGCCGCCGCCACGAGATCGAAGTAGAGCCACCACAGGCAGATCGCGAGCACGACACCCAGCCCGGCCGCCAGCAGCAGCGGGATCGTGAGCGGATGCTCCCCGGCCCCGACCCCGACGGCCACCAGCGATTCGCCCAGGACGATCAGCACGAACAGCTCGAAGCGCTCCGTCCAATGGGAGGCGCTGTAGATGCGCCAACTCCCGTGCCGCGACGTGAGGTAGACCGACAGCCACTCCCCCAGCATTGCGATGGCGAACAATGCGGTCTGCGCCTGCCCGCCCACCACGACGCCGATCACCAGCAGCACGGCCTGCACGAGCAGTGGCAACCGGGAAATGGCGATCTGCCGGCGCAGTCCGGCGTCATCCCGGGCGGCGATCGTGTAGACGACGAGATGAACCAGCCGCACGAACAGATACGCACTCACCAGGACGACGGGCCCGGGCAGCCCCTCGCCGGCGCTGTCCCATGCCGACGGAATCGCCAGGGCTATGACGAAGACGCCGACGAGTGCGAGGCCGAACCCGACCGCGCCGAGTCCGACATCGGCGCGCAGCTGGTTCCCCAGCCAGACGAACGTGCACCAGGTCCACCACAGCATCCCGAACAGGATCAGGCCGTGCGGCACCCCCTCGGCACCGTGCTCGTGGGAGATGAGGTCGGTGACCTGGGTGACGGCGAACACGTACACGAGGTCGAAGAACAGCTCGAAGGTCGTGGCCCCCTCACCCGCGTGTGGACGAGCGTGCCGCAGCCCCCGCGCCCGGGCAGGTAATGCACCATCCATGCTCGAATCCCCTCATCCAGATGAACACTCGATCGCCGGCCGTTCAATTTCCGGTAACAAGAATAATCGGGGCCCAGAATGGCGCTCGGGCAATACCAGCCGACGAGAACCCGATCACCTTGATGAAGGCGCTCATTGGTTGCACGCAATTCACCCCCGGACCGACAATGTGCGCCCGGCGCCGGGGCTGGTTCCCCGTCCGCGCCTGGCACATGCAGCACCAACAGGCTCGTGGCTACGCGTTACACCACCGCCCCGGGCGCCCCCCATGCCACCCTGAGTGACGGCATTGCCGCCCGCGTGCCACGGCGGGAAGGCCACCACCCGGGCATTCCGGGCGCATCCATCGCATGGCATAATCGCCGCATGAATGACATCGTGGCAAACCTCACGGCACAACCGATCCTCGGGGTCGGCACCGTGCTGTTCGTTATTGGCCTCGGGTTTGCCGTGCTCTTCGGATTGTCCTTCCGAATTCGGGCGGTGCTCAACAAGCGGGCGTGGAACGGGCCGACGCGTCCCTTCTTCTTCCTCATGTTGCTGACGCTGATTCCGGGCATCGCCCTCATCGGGCTCCAGCTCTGGCTGAACCAGGGCCACTAGCCGCCGCCACATCGGGCGGCGCCCACCATGGGCGCTCGGCACGCGGCCGCGCAGTGGGCGGGTCGCGCGCCACCCGGGCGCGCAACCCGCCCCACATGCGTCAGCCCTCGGTCACCGAACCCAGGATCACCGACAGTTCGGCGAAGCCACTGGCCGGATAGCTGGCGTACTGCGACGTGGCCGCACGGTCGGGCGTGATCGTGCCGGTTGCCGCCAGCAATTCCTGGGTGAGCATGCGCAGCTCGAGGCGCGCCAACGGCGCACCCGGGCAGACGTGGATCCCGGCCCCGTAGAGCAGGTTGTCCTCGCGCGGACGATCAAGGCGGAACTCATTGGGATCGCCGAACACGTCCTCGTCGCGGTTGGCCGATGCCCACAGGATCGTCAAGCGCTCCCCCGGCTCAAACTGGCGTCCGCCGATCTCGGTGGGCTCGGCCACCACGCGACGGTTCGAGATGAGTGGCGGATGAATGCGCAGGATCTCGTCCACCGCATCGTCGAGCGTGGCAGGCGAGCCGGCCTTGGCACGCATCAGGCTCTGCACATCGGGATGTTCGGCAAGGTGGTCGACGACGATGCCCGCGGCGGCCGAGATGGTGCTCAGCTCGCCCACCGTCCAGTTGCGCAGGATCGACACCAACTCGCCGTCATTCAGCACTCGGCCGTCGACCTGCTCCTTCATCAGGCGGGTGGTCAGGTCGTCCGGGGCGGCGTCGCCCATGGCGCGTCGCTTGTCGAGCAGGCCGGTGATGTAGCCATCGAACTGCTCGGCCACGGCGGCGGTGGCGGCCCGGTCGCCGGACGCGGTGGCCCGGCGGTTGCTCAGCGTCCACTCACGCAACGGTTCGCGCAGGCGCTCCGGCCATCCCAGGTAGGCCGACTGCACCTGCAGGGCGAAGGGCTCGGCCAGGTCGTTGACGATGTCGGCCGGCTTGTCGCGGGGCAGCGCGGCGATCAGGTCCGCGGCGATCGCCCGGCAGGCCGGCTCGAACGCATCCACGACCTCCTGGGTGAAGTAGCGGTCGACGATCGTGCGGTACACGGTGTGTTCAGGCGGGTCCATGCCGTTGGGCACCGCGACGTGCTTCGAGACGACCGCGGAGAAGGTGCGGGTCTGGGTGGCGGCGCGCAACACATCGTCGTGGCGCAACAACGACCAGCCCATCTGCTCGCTGTGGGCCACGGGGCACCGGGCGCGCAGCGCGTCGTAGGCGGCGATCTGGTTGTCCAGCACCTCGGGGGCGCGAGGATCCCATTCGTACGACTGCGGTTCGTGCGGGGCGGGGTTGTCGCGAGAGGGAGTGTCGGAAGTCATTGCCGGGCCTTTCGGGGTGGAGGTGAACAGGCACAGGTCGTATGTCACCCGCCACGTGGGGTCGCCCAGCTAGCGCGACGGGCCGGGCTTCCGGCCACGCGTGCTCCCATGGCGCCCCCACGTCGCGGCGACACATCTACTGGGACGCTATAGCGGCGTTGGGGCAGCGTCAACGGATGGACGACGCCCGTCGGCAGATCAGCCGCGGGGACTCTCCGGGCACCCGGCGCCTCGGCCTCCCCAGGAAAGCTGTTGGGTGGTCAGTTGTGCGGCTATGACGCCGCACAACTGACCAGCTTGGGGGTTCCCCAGCCGGCGCCCGGGCGCGACGCTTACTTGCCGCTGTACACGGGGAACTTGGTGTACTTGCCGTAGTCCGTCTGGTCGAGCCCGCGCAGCGTGGCCATGTCGTCGTCCGAGATCACGAAGTCGACCTGCGCGTTGGCGCGCATGTGGTCGGGGTTGGCGGTCTTCGGCAGCGGCACGGTGCCCAGCTGCAGGGCGTAGCGGATCGACAGCTGCGGCACGGTGACGTGGTTGTCCTCGGCGATGTCGCGCACGCGCTCGTTGCCCATCATCTCGCCGTGGGCCATGGGCGAATAGGCCTCCACGAGGATGTCCTTCGACGTGCAGTAGTCGATGAGTTCCTGGGGCGTATTGCCGATGTGCACCAACAGCTGGTTCACCTGCGGCGCCACCTGGGCCGAACCCAGGATGTTGTCGACGTCCTCCTTCAGGAAGTTCGAGATGCCGATCGAGCGAACCTTGCCCTCGTGGTGGGCCTTCTCCAGCGCACGCCATGCCTCCCGGTTGCCCTCGTCGTAGTTGCCGCCGCGGAAGTCGTTCCAGGGCTGCGGGCTGTGGATCATCATGAGGTCGACGTAGTCCAGGCCGAGCTTGGCCAGCGAGCCGTCGATCGCGGCAACCGCCTGGTCGAAGTCCTTGATCTCGGCGGCCAGCTTGGTGGAGACGAACAGTTGGTCACGGGCGACATCGGCGGTGCGCACGCCCTCGCCGACGCCCTGCTCGTTGCCGTAGGCCTGGGCGGTATCGATATTGCGGTAGCCGATCTGCACGGCATCACGCACCGCCTGGGCGGCCCGGTCATCGTCGATGAACCATGTGCCCAATCCGAGCTTGGGGATCTTCTCGCCATTGGACAGGTCAAATGTCTCGTTCAGGATCATGGTTCGCATTCCTTCTTCTTGGGGTTTCTGGCTCGTGAGGGCGTATCTGGGCTTGTCAGGGTCTAGTTGGTCGGGGAACTGGCGGCGTGCCGGACGCGACGAGTGCGCGCGTCGGCAGGTGCTCGCGTCGACTGGCAGGGACGTCACGGGGGTGCGCGCCTCCACCAGCATCAACCACGCGGACGCGCCACATCATCCCCGGCGCGCTCACTGGGCCTGCCAATGGGGCAGGAACTCACCGTCGGCCTTGCGGCAGGTCACTGCCGTGCCGTCGCTGGCGGTGCCCGTGGAGCCCTCGTCCAAGCAGATGCCGCCCACCTTCGTGGACCCCACCTGGCTGGTGGCCTGCGACCAGGCGCTGCCGATCGGATTGCCGCCCGTGACGGTGACCGTCGGGCCGGGCGCGGTCGTGGTGGTGGTCACCGGGGGTGCCGTGACGGTGTTGGTCGTCGTGGTGGTGGCGGTCACCGTGGGCGAGGGCGACGACGATCCGCCCAGGCCCACCGCCCCCACGACGGTGCCGACGACCAATGCGAGGATCACGAGCAGCACCCACACGATGCGGCGTCCGGTCTTGTTGGACCCGCCGTTGCCCTGCGGCTCGGGGCCGGTGGGCTCCTGGTAGCCGGTGCCCGGATAGTTCGGTGGGCCGGGATAGTCGGGGCCCGACGGATAGCCGCCCCGGCCGGAGTAGTTCCCCCGGTCGGAATACTGTGCGCCGCCGTAACCCGCACCGGCCTCGACGCCGGGCAGCACCTTGGTGGGTTCCGGGCCGCCCTGCGAGGACGACGCCCGGTAACCCTCGGAATAGGGGTCATCGCGATAGCCACTGCGGTAGGGGTCACCCGGGTAGCCGGCGGCGCTGAGCGGGACGGTCGGATCGGCCGGTTGGCCATTGACCGGCCCGGAGAACGGACGCGTCGGCTCATCCGAAGGCAGGCTCACCGTCGGATCAGCCGGATAACCATTCACCGGCCCCGAAAACGGACGCGTCGGCTCATCCGAAGGCAGGCTCACCGTCGGATCAGCCGGATAACCATTCACCGGCCCCGAAAACGGACGCGTCGGCTCATCCGAAGGCAGGCTCACCGTCGGTTCGTTCGGCGCGGGGATGTACACCGTCGGCTCGGCATCGTCGTTCGACGGATCCCGTCCACCCACCGGCGGGAGCTGCATGGTGCGCTCCACGTCGGTCTCGTCATCGCGGCGACGATGACGCGGATCGTGATCCCGCGGCGTCCCCTGCGTCATCGCGTTCCCCCATGTCTCGGATTGCCTGATGCCCTTCGCTGGCACTGCGCACCGCGGCGTGGCCTCCGCCCGTGGCGTGGCCCCTTGCGTGCGGTGCGCACCCCACCACTCTAGGGACGGCCGGGGAAGCCGCGCCTGTGGCGAGGGTCGCAGGAAACCCTGAAATGCCTTGATCCCGGGACCCGACCGGGGACGGCGGTGCACCGGACAAGACACGCGTTAGGGTGTGCCATCCACGATGCAGATGACTCATATGACGTGATGGACTGGGGATGAGCGGGTATCCGGGCCGCGCACCACGCCGCCCGCTCACCCAACCAGCAGCCACACGCAGCGATCGGGCTGCAGCTGGCCGTCGATCACCGATCCGGGGCTGCTCTCGAGCAGCAGGGCCCGGTCGCGCGTCGCCTGATCCCCCGACGCCTGGTCACCCAGCACGTGGTCTCCCAGCGGCTGGGGTGAGCGCGACATGTTCACCACCACGCGCACCTCGCCATTGGTGAAGTCGAGCACGCCCGGGTCCGCCTCGTTCCAGTGCATCCTGCCGGTACCCAGCCGATGGGTGCGCCGCAGGTCGATCGCCGCGCGGTACATCTCCAGCGTCGATCCGGGATGTCCGCGCTGCTCGTTGGCCGCGTAATCGGCGAAGCTGGCCGGTTGGGGCAGCCAACTCCTGCCCGAGGGGCTGAACCCGAAGGCGGGCGCCCCCGAGTCCCACGGCAACGGCACGCGGGCACCATCACGTCCGATCACGGCACCGGCGGTGCGCAGGAACTCCGGGTCCTGGCGCACCTCGGGCGCAAGGTCGGTGACCTCCGGCAGGCCGAGCTCCTCGCCCTGGTAGAGATAGGCGCTGCCGGGCAGCGCAAGCATGCCCAGCGTGGCGGCCCGGGCGCGCGACAGGCCCAGTTCGTCGTCGGGCTTCGGGTCGTCGGGGCCGATCCCATTGGTCCAGCTGGGGGCCGGGGCCCCCTGGTCGGACGCCGGCACGGGATATCCCAACCGGGATGCGTGGCGCACCACATCGTGGTTCGACAGCACCCACGTGGTCGTGGCGCCGACCGCATCATTGGCGCCCAAGGCGTCGTCGATCGCGTGGCGCACCGCCCCCGCGTCCCAACCGGCCATCAGGTAGCCGAAGCTGAATGCCTGCTGCATCTCGTCGGGACGCACGTACAGCGCGCGTCGCGTGGCGTCGGCCACCCAGGCCTCGGCCACGAGCATGCGGTCGCCGCCGAAGCCCTCGAGCACCCGGTGCCAGCCGCGGTAGATGTCGTGCACGCCGGGCTGGTCCCAGCGCGGATCATCAAGGCGCGACAGGGCGTCATGCTCGCCGGAGGCCACATCGGGCAGGCCCTGCTGCTTCACCAGGCCGTGTGCCACGTCGACGCGGAAGCCGTCGACGCCACGGTTCAACCAGAAGCGCAGGATGTCCTGGAACTCGTCGATCACCTCGGGGTTGTCCCAGTTGAGGTCGGGCTGGCCGGCGTCGAACAGGTGCAGGTACCACTGGGGATTCGCCGTGCCGTCGTCGACGCGCGTCCAGGCCGGCCCGCCGAACTGCGAGGGCCAGTTGTTGGGCGACAACTCGCCGTGCTCGCCGCGTCCGTCACGGAAGACATAGCGGTTGCGCTCGCGGCTGCCGGGCGCCGCGGCGAGGGCCGCGGTGAACCACACGTGCTTGCTGCTGGTGTGGTTGGGCACCAGGTCGATCACCACCCGCAGTCCGCGTTGGTGCGCGCCGGCCAGCAGCGCGTCGAAGTCATCAAGGGTGCCGAACAGCGGATCGACGTCACGGTAATCGGCCACGTCATAGCCGGCGTCGGCCTGCGGCGAGGGGAAGAACGGACTCAGCCACACCGCGTCGACGCCCAGCGCCTCCAGGTCGCCCAGGTGTTCGCGCACACCACCCAGGTCGCCCATGCCGTCGCCATCCGAATCGGCGAAGGAACGCGGATAGACCTGGTAGATCACCGCGTCGCGCCACCACGCCTTCGATGGGTCCGCCACGGATTGCCGGGCCACGGGCTGCTTGCCCGCAGATTGCCGGGCGGTGGGACGCCCGTTCGAACCTGCTGATGGAGTGGACATACTCACGGTCACTTCCTGATGGACGCCTGGACAGCCACACTAGCCGCGGCACCCAGCAGCAGCGTCAGGGCGTGGGCGAGGGGACGGCCGCAGAGGCCGGGGCACCCTTGGCGGGTGAGGATGCCGGCGCGGAGGGCTCGGCGTTCTCCTCGGGCGTGGGAGTGGGCGTCGGCGTCTCATCGACGTTGAGCGTGCCCATCACCTTCCACTCGCCACCCTGCTCGGCCATCACGGCGGCGTAGGGGGTGGCGGCAGCGCCCGGCGTGAGCACGTCAACGCGCATCACGGCGGTCTTGTCGTCGATCTTGCGCCACGACGAGGGGTCGGGCGAGATGGTGGCGTCCGGCGGCAGAGCCGTGCCCGGATCCACGTCGAAGTAATGGCGCACCTGCGCCGACACCTGGCCCTCGGCCGGTGAGGACGGCGTGTCCTGACCAGCCCTCGGAACCGGCGCCTGGCCGTTGCCACTGGCGTCGACGCTCTGGTCGCCGCCCGATGCGTTGCTCGCGGGCTCAAGGGTGAGCAGCTGCTCGGCGGTCATGCCGGCCGCCACCGGACGCGATTGCGCCGTGCCGGGCCCCACGGATCCGGCAACCCAGGCGGCGGAGACCCCGACGACGGCAGCCACTGCCACGCCGGCCCACACGAACCTGGCCTTGAACTTCCTCATGACGCTCGCCCGCATCGCGGGACCGGGCCCTCGGCGACGAGCTCCGTCACGGCATGCCCGACGCGCACAGCACCCACGCGGGACACGAGGTCACCGTGGAGGTTCTGGGAGCAAGGACACATGACACACAGCTTAATCCATTTTTGTGGGTTTATACTCGTCGACTTTGCGCTGACGGCCATCCTGCGCCGGGCAGCTACATCCATCCTGATGCACCTGTGATCAGCGCGGGAACCCGTCCGCGGCACCCGGGCACCCCGAAAGATGCCGGATCAGGGCGCTGACAAGGCCGTCCACCCGGCCGGACGCTGCGTGGGCAAGCCTGCGGACACCTGGGTGAACACCCGGGTGAACAACTGTGCCACCCCCGTCACCGCCCACTGCTTGATCTGCTGCGCCACCCTTACATGGCCCGCCATCGGCCGTCGGGGGTGCCCGTTTGGCAAGCGGGCGTGCACCCGGCGCGCGGTGGCGAGACAATGACTCGTCCATTCGATCCAGGAGCCCTGTCCATGTCATTGACCGCCACCGCGCCAACCGTGAAAGATCCGGTTGACCGGGTGCCACCCATACCCAAACTCACGATTCTCGGCCTGCAGCATGTGCTGGCCTTCTATGCCGGGGCGGTGATCGTTCCGCTGGTGATCGCCCAGGGCCTGGGGCTTGATTCGGCCACCACGATTCACCTCATCAACGCCGACCTGTTCACCTGCGGCATCGCCTCCATCATCCAGTCGGCAGGACTGGGACCGAAGATCGGGGTGCGTATGCCCCTGCTGCAGGGCGTCACCTTCACCGCCGTGAGTCCATTGATCGCGATCGGGTTGGCGGGTGGCGGTGGGGTCGGCGGCCTGGCCACCATGTACGGATCGATCATCGTGGCCGGATTAGCCACCTTCTTCGTGGCACCCTTCTTCGCGAAGTTGCTGCGCTTCTTCCCGCCCGTGGTCACCGGCACCCTGCTGACCATCATGGGCACCACGCTGCTGTCGGTGGCCGCCAACGACATCGTCTCGTGGGGCACCGCAGCCGCCAAGGCCGGCGGCAGCCCGGTCTCGGGCACCATGCGAGGGCTCATCTACGCACTGGGCACGCTGGCCGTGATCGTGCTGGTGCAGTGGTTGTTCAAGGGCTTCATGGCCACCATCTCGGTGCTCATCGGCCTGGTCGCCGGCACCATCGTGGCCGTCTTCCTGGGCGACGCCGACTTCTCGGGCGTCGGCCAGGCCGCCGCGTTCGGCGTCACCACCCCCTTCTTCTTCGGCATGCCGAAGTTCTCGGTGGGCGCCATCATCTCGATGCTCATCGTGATGGCGATCACCGCCGTGGAGACCACCGGCGACGTCTTCGCCACCGGTGAGGTGGTGGGCAAGCGCATCACCTCGAAGCACGTGGCCAATGCACTGCGGGCCGACGGCCTGGCCACCACCCTGGGCGGCGTGCTCAACTCGTTCCCCTACACCTGCTTCGCCCAGAACGTCGGCCTGGTGCGGCTCACCCGCGTGAAGTCGCGCTGGGTGGTCACGATGGCCGGCGCCATCATGATCGTGCTCGGCATCCTGCCCAAGGCAGGCGCCATCGTCGACGCGATCCCCACCCCGGTGATCGGCGGCGCGTCGCTGGCCATGTTCGCCTCGGTGGCCGTGGTCGGCATCCAGACCCTCGGCAAGGCCGACATGCACGACAACCGCAATGCGGTGATCGTGTCCACCTCGATCGGACTGGCCCTGCTGGTGACCCTCAAGCCCGACCTGGCCGGCATGGTGCCCAGCTGGCTGTCGATCTTCTTCGGCTCCGGCGTCACCTTCGGCTCGATCGTGGCGATCGTGCTCAACATCGCCTTCTTCCACATCGGCCCGCATCGCAGCCCCGACGTCGCCCGCTCGAAGAAGGGCCGCAATGTGAGCCTCGACCAGGTGAACCGGATGGGCAAGGACGAATTCGTCGACACCTTCGGTGAGCTGTTCAGCGGCACCACCTGGCCGGTGGAGAGCGCCTGGGAGCTGCGTCCGTTCAACTCCACCACCGAACTGCGCCAGGCCTTCGAGGACTCGGTGCTGACCGCCGAGCCGTCATGCCAGAAGGACCTGGTGCGCGGCTACTTCGACATTGCCGACCTGGTGAGCGACGAGAACGGCGACCTGCAGGCCCAGATCGACACCGGCTCGGTGGCGCTTGACCGCATGGACGATGTGCAGCGCCAGGAGGTGCGCGCCGCGTCGCACGCCTACCGCGACCGTTTCGACATGCCGATGGTGATCGCGGTGGAGAACCTGGCCAGCCGCGAACAGCTCGTGAAGGACGCCTGGCGTCGCGTCGAGCACTCGCCCGAGCTGGAGCGCCGCAT
The window above is part of the Propionibacterium freudenreichii subsp. freudenreichii genome. Proteins encoded here:
- a CDS encoding solute carrier family 23 protein, with the translated sequence MSLTATAPTVKDPVDRVPPIPKLTILGLQHVLAFYAGAVIVPLVIAQGLGLDSATTIHLINADLFTCGIASIIQSAGLGPKIGVRMPLLQGVTFTAVSPLIAIGLAGGGGVGGLATMYGSIIVAGLATFFVAPFFAKLLRFFPPVVTGTLLTIMGTTLLSVAANDIVSWGTAAAKAGGSPVSGTMRGLIYALGTLAVIVLVQWLFKGFMATISVLIGLVAGTIVAVFLGDADFSGVGQAAAFGVTTPFFFGMPKFSVGAIISMLIVMAITAVETTGDVFATGEVVGKRITSKHVANALRADGLATTLGGVLNSFPYTCFAQNVGLVRLTRVKSRWVVTMAGAIMIVLGILPKAGAIVDAIPTPVIGGASLAMFASVAVVGIQTLGKADMHDNRNAVIVSTSIGLALLVTLKPDLAGMVPSWLSIFFGSGVTFGSIVAIVLNIAFFHIGPHRSPDVARSKKGRNVSLDQVNRMGKDEFVDTFGELFSGTTWPVESAWELRPFNSTTELRQAFEDSVLTAEPSCQKDLVRGYFDIADLVSDENGDLQAQIDTGSVALDRMDDVQRQEVRAASHAYRDRFDMPMVIAVENLASREQLVKDAWRRVEHSPELERRIAVAQVVAIADNRFTKLVADANPIRNAWSRKFEQLDE